The following coding sequences lie in one Numida meleagris isolate 19003 breed g44 Domestic line chromosome Z, NumMel1.0, whole genome shotgun sequence genomic window:
- the TNFAIP8 gene encoding tumor necrosis factor alpha-induced protein 8 isoform X3: protein MSLEADESREVATDVFNSKSLAIQAQKKILGKMVSKSIATTLIDDTSSDVLDELYRVTKEYTQNKKEAEKIIKNLIKIVLKLAILYRNNQFNQDEIALMEKFKKKVHQLAKTVVSFHQVDYTFDRNFLSKLLNDCRELLHQIIQRHLTAKSHGRVNNVFDHFSDCEFLAALYNPFGPYKLHLQKLCDGVNRMLDEGNI, encoded by the coding sequence TGGCCACAGATGTCTTCAACTCGAAAAGCTTGGCCATTCAGGCCCAGAAGAAGATCCTTGGAAAAATGGTGTCCAAGTCAATAGCAACCACTTTGATAGATGACACCAGCAGCGATGTTCTAGATGAGCTCTACAGAGTGACCAAGGaatacacacaaaacaaaaaagaagcgGAGAAGATCATTAAAAACCTCATTAAAATAGTCCTCAAGTTGGCGATTCTCTACAGGAACAATCAGTTTAATCAAGATGAAATTGCACTGATGGAGAAATTCAAGAAGAAAGTTCATCAGCTGGCGAAGACCGTGGTCAGTTTCCATCAGGTGGATTATACCTTTGACAGGAATTTTTTGTCCAAACTGTTGAATGACTGTCGAGAGCTGCTTCACCAGATCATTCAGCGTCACCTGACTGCGAAATCGCATGGACGTGTCAACAACGTGTTCGATCACTTCTCTGATTGTGAATTTTTGGCTGCCTTGTATAATCCCTTTGGACCTTATAAACTTCATTTGCAGAAACTCTGTGATGGTGTCAACAGAATGCTAGATGAGGGGAACATATAA
- the TNFAIP8 gene encoding tumor necrosis factor alpha-induced protein 8 isoform X4: MATDVFNSKSLAIQAQKKILGKMVSKSIATTLIDDTSSDVLDELYRVTKEYTQNKKEAEKIIKNLIKIVLKLAILYRNNQFNQDEIALMEKFKKKVHQLAKTVVSFHQVDYTFDRNFLSKLLNDCRELLHQIIQRHLTAKSHGRVNNVFDHFSDCEFLAALYNPFGPYKLHLQKLCDGVNRMLDEGNI; this comes from the coding sequence TGGCCACAGATGTCTTCAACTCGAAAAGCTTGGCCATTCAGGCCCAGAAGAAGATCCTTGGAAAAATGGTGTCCAAGTCAATAGCAACCACTTTGATAGATGACACCAGCAGCGATGTTCTAGATGAGCTCTACAGAGTGACCAAGGaatacacacaaaacaaaaaagaagcgGAGAAGATCATTAAAAACCTCATTAAAATAGTCCTCAAGTTGGCGATTCTCTACAGGAACAATCAGTTTAATCAAGATGAAATTGCACTGATGGAGAAATTCAAGAAGAAAGTTCATCAGCTGGCGAAGACCGTGGTCAGTTTCCATCAGGTGGATTATACCTTTGACAGGAATTTTTTGTCCAAACTGTTGAATGACTGTCGAGAGCTGCTTCACCAGATCATTCAGCGTCACCTGACTGCGAAATCGCATGGACGTGTCAACAACGTGTTCGATCACTTCTCTGATTGTGAATTTTTGGCTGCCTTGTATAATCCCTTTGGACCTTATAAACTTCATTTGCAGAAACTCTGTGATGGTGTCAACAGAATGCTAGATGAGGGGAACATATAA
- the TNFAIP8 gene encoding tumor necrosis factor alpha-induced protein 8 isoform X5, with the protein MVSKSIATTLIDDTSSDVLDELYRVTKEYTQNKKEAEKIIKNLIKIVLKLAILYRNNQFNQDEIALMEKFKKKVHQLAKTVVSFHQVDYTFDRNFLSKLLNDCRELLHQIIQRHLTAKSHGRVNNVFDHFSDCEFLAALYNPFGPYKLHLQKLCDGVNRMLDEGNI; encoded by the coding sequence ATGGTGTCCAAGTCAATAGCAACCACTTTGATAGATGACACCAGCAGCGATGTTCTAGATGAGCTCTACAGAGTGACCAAGGaatacacacaaaacaaaaaagaagcgGAGAAGATCATTAAAAACCTCATTAAAATAGTCCTCAAGTTGGCGATTCTCTACAGGAACAATCAGTTTAATCAAGATGAAATTGCACTGATGGAGAAATTCAAGAAGAAAGTTCATCAGCTGGCGAAGACCGTGGTCAGTTTCCATCAGGTGGATTATACCTTTGACAGGAATTTTTTGTCCAAACTGTTGAATGACTGTCGAGAGCTGCTTCACCAGATCATTCAGCGTCACCTGACTGCGAAATCGCATGGACGTGTCAACAACGTGTTCGATCACTTCTCTGATTGTGAATTTTTGGCTGCCTTGTATAATCCCTTTGGACCTTATAAACTTCATTTGCAGAAACTCTGTGATGGTGTCAACAGAATGCTAGATGAGGGGAACATATAA
- the TNFAIP8 gene encoding tumor necrosis factor alpha-induced protein 8 isoform X2: MVPRTWVVQCCASHLLSVATDVFNSKSLAIQAQKKILGKMVSKSIATTLIDDTSSDVLDELYRVTKEYTQNKKEAEKIIKNLIKIVLKLAILYRNNQFNQDEIALMEKFKKKVHQLAKTVVSFHQVDYTFDRNFLSKLLNDCRELLHQIIQRHLTAKSHGRVNNVFDHFSDCEFLAALYNPFGPYKLHLQKLCDGVNRMLDEGNI, from the coding sequence TGGCCACAGATGTCTTCAACTCGAAAAGCTTGGCCATTCAGGCCCAGAAGAAGATCCTTGGAAAAATGGTGTCCAAGTCAATAGCAACCACTTTGATAGATGACACCAGCAGCGATGTTCTAGATGAGCTCTACAGAGTGACCAAGGaatacacacaaaacaaaaaagaagcgGAGAAGATCATTAAAAACCTCATTAAAATAGTCCTCAAGTTGGCGATTCTCTACAGGAACAATCAGTTTAATCAAGATGAAATTGCACTGATGGAGAAATTCAAGAAGAAAGTTCATCAGCTGGCGAAGACCGTGGTCAGTTTCCATCAGGTGGATTATACCTTTGACAGGAATTTTTTGTCCAAACTGTTGAATGACTGTCGAGAGCTGCTTCACCAGATCATTCAGCGTCACCTGACTGCGAAATCGCATGGACGTGTCAACAACGTGTTCGATCACTTCTCTGATTGTGAATTTTTGGCTGCCTTGTATAATCCCTTTGGACCTTATAAACTTCATTTGCAGAAACTCTGTGATGGTGTCAACAGAATGCTAGATGAGGGGAACATATAA